In Sphingobacterium sp. lm-10, one DNA window encodes the following:
- the rny gene encoding ribonuclease Y — protein sequence MYISITISIIISLVIGIVIGRYLLQMLLKKQEQAANEKAESIIKEAEKQAEHVKKQRQLEAKEKFLQLKSEHEKEVSQRNNTVAQKENSIKQKEQSLNQKLENANRDKQELETRSKKLEQMVEIQDKKREEVEALKNQHIKQLETIAGLTADEAKEQLVSSLREEARSQAIMQIKDIVDEAKLTASKEAKKVVIQTIQRTATESAIENTVSIFNIENDEVKGRIIGREGRNIRALEAATGVEIIVDDTPEAIILSGFDPVRREIARLSLHRLVTDGRIHPARIEEVVAKTRSQIEDEIVEIGERTAIDLGIHGLHPELIRMVGRMRYRSSYGQNLLQHSREVANFAATMAAELGLNVKQAKRAGLLHDIGKVPDDNPELPHAILGMQLAEKYKEHPDVCNAIGAHHDEIEMTSMISPIIQACDAISGARPGARREVVESYIKRLKELEDLALSYPGVEKTFAIQAGRELRVVVESEKVNDTDAEILAADISNRIQTEMTYPGQIKVTVIRETRSVSFAK from the coding sequence ATGTATATATCTATTACTATATCAATCATCATATCGCTCGTAATAGGCATCGTCATCGGACGATACTTATTGCAGATGTTACTCAAGAAGCAGGAGCAAGCTGCTAATGAAAAGGCAGAAAGCATTATAAAGGAAGCCGAGAAACAAGCTGAGCACGTAAAAAAGCAACGTCAGCTGGAAGCGAAAGAAAAATTTCTGCAACTAAAATCCGAGCACGAGAAAGAAGTCAGCCAGCGTAACAATACGGTCGCTCAGAAAGAAAACTCCATCAAGCAAAAAGAACAATCTCTCAACCAAAAGTTAGAGAATGCCAATCGCGATAAGCAAGAGCTGGAAACACGTAGTAAAAAGCTGGAGCAGATGGTAGAAATTCAGGACAAAAAACGGGAGGAAGTAGAAGCTTTGAAAAACCAGCATATCAAGCAGCTGGAAACCATTGCCGGACTTACCGCTGATGAAGCCAAAGAACAATTGGTTAGCTCGCTACGAGAAGAAGCGCGCTCGCAAGCAATCATGCAGATTAAAGATATTGTCGACGAAGCAAAACTAACGGCATCTAAAGAGGCAAAAAAAGTCGTTATTCAAACGATCCAGCGTACCGCTACGGAGTCCGCTATAGAAAATACAGTGTCAATTTTCAATATAGAAAACGACGAAGTGAAAGGTAGGATCATTGGTCGTGAAGGGCGCAATATTCGTGCGTTGGAAGCTGCCACTGGCGTGGAAATCATCGTAGATGATACACCAGAAGCAATCATCCTTTCTGGATTTGATCCAGTGCGTCGCGAGATTGCGCGTTTATCCCTCCACCGTCTGGTAACAGATGGTCGTATACACCCAGCGCGTATCGAAGAGGTAGTTGCCAAAACACGCTCACAGATTGAAGATGAAATTGTAGAAATCGGAGAACGGACTGCCATCGACCTAGGTATTCATGGATTACATCCAGAGCTAATCCGTATGGTCGGGCGTATGCGTTATCGTTCTTCTTACGGACAGAATTTGTTACAGCACTCTCGTGAAGTGGCCAACTTCGCGGCCACTATGGCGGCAGAATTAGGCTTAAATGTAAAACAGGCGAAGCGCGCCGGACTCTTGCACGATATTGGTAAAGTGCCTGACGATAACCCAGAACTGCCACACGCTATTTTAGGTATGCAATTGGCAGAGAAATACAAGGAACACCCAGATGTATGTAATGCGATCGGAGCTCACCACGATGAAATCGAGATGACGTCTATGATCTCTCCGATTATTCAGGCATGTGATGCGATCTCTGGTGCACGTCCTGGTGCGCGTAGAGAAGTAGTGGAAAGTTATATCAAACGCTTGAAAGAGCTGGAAGACCTGGCGCTATCTTATCCAGGTGTAGAAAAGACTTTCGCCATCCAAGCGGGACGTGAATTGCGCGTGGTTGTAGAAAGCGAGAAGGTAAATGATACGGATGCAGAAATTCTGGCAGCAGACATTTCCAACCGTATCCAGACAGAGATGACCTATCCGGGCCAGATCAAAGTAACGGTAATTCGGGAGACTCGATCGGTTTCGTTCGCAAAATAA
- a CDS encoding VOC family protein encodes MDILIEQVERYQKLSPESRNALLYMPGNDKTSMLGLWEETTNLQPRHFAFYCDKDFILYHAVDFLQEHKLQPYNFLKDGSVQPMVFCWMPALAIYFNDPDGNQLEFLALLDGTPKPSLGVVAYEDWLAQSKP; translated from the coding sequence ATGGACATCTTGATCGAACAAGTAGAACGCTACCAAAAGCTCTCTCCGGAGAGCAGAAATGCTCTTCTGTACATGCCCGGCAATGATAAAACGAGCATGTTGGGTCTTTGGGAAGAAACCACCAACTTGCAACCGCGTCATTTTGCATTCTATTGTGACAAAGATTTTATACTATACCATGCGGTAGATTTTCTGCAAGAGCATAAGCTGCAACCTTACAATTTCTTGAAAGATGGATCTGTACAACCGATGGTTTTTTGTTGGATGCCGGCCTTAGCGATTTACTTCAACGATCCAGATGGGAATCAATTGGAATTCTTGGCTTTGCTCGATGGTACGCCTAAGCCAAGCTTGGGTGTGGTAGCTTATGAAGATTGGTTGGCACAATCAAAACCTTAA
- a CDS encoding valine--tRNA ligase, whose translation MSIAKTYSPKEAENKWYAYWKENGFFRSVPDDREPYTIVMPPPNVTGVLHMGHMLNNTIQDVLIRKARMQGKNACWVPGTDHASIATEAKVVAMLKEKGINKKDISREDFLNYAWEWKEKYGGIILKQLEKLGASCDWDRTKFTMDPDLSEAVLDTFIKWYEAGYIYRGVRMVNWDPQGKTALSDEEVIRKEVNQKLYYIRYQIKDSEEHIVIATTRPETIMADSAICINPNDERYANLKGKTVFVPIINREIPVILDEYVEMDFGTGCLKVTPAHDLNDYELGQKHNLPVIDILNDDGTLNEKAEIFVGEDRFIARKKVAKQLDEIGQLEKVEDYVSQVGFSERTDAAIEPKLSMQWWLKMENLSKPALDYVQDGTINLIPDKFFASYKHWMENVKDWCISRQLWWGQRIPAWYNDRNEWVVAKTEEGAKDAFAKEGKSTDGLRQEDDVLDTWFSSALWPMSVFDGVRNPDNAEFNYYYPTNDLVTAPEILFFWVARMIIAGHDYTQKPPFRNVYLTGIVRDKQGRKMSKSLGNSPDPIELMEQYGTDGVRVGMLLSSPAGNDLMFDVSYCEQGRNFANKVWNAFRLVKGWETTDSPATDAQKLAADWFENRFNQALVEIEDHFAHYRLSDALMTTYKLIWDDFCAWYLELVKPAYQAPIERETLDTVKRLFERVLTLAHPFMPFLTEELWHDELFGERAPQDCIIVASYPEVGAIDEILIKEFATVQQIISEVRNIRNAKGISPKIGLPLAINATNIDFKRYSESITKLANIAELTFVKEKVSGAVSFLAGKDECYVALENNIDVDAERERITKEIAYLQGFLISVDKKLGNERFMQNAKPDVVQNEQNKKSDAITKLQILEESLASLS comes from the coding sequence ATGAGTATAGCGAAAACATATAGTCCTAAAGAAGCCGAAAACAAATGGTACGCCTACTGGAAAGAGAATGGATTTTTCCGTTCTGTACCCGACGATAGAGAGCCGTACACGATTGTGATGCCTCCTCCTAATGTGACTGGCGTGCTTCATATGGGACATATGTTAAACAATACGATTCAAGATGTATTGATCCGTAAAGCACGTATGCAGGGTAAGAATGCCTGCTGGGTGCCTGGTACAGATCATGCATCTATCGCGACGGAAGCGAAAGTAGTCGCGATGCTGAAAGAGAAAGGCATTAATAAAAAAGACATCTCCCGCGAAGACTTTTTGAACTACGCTTGGGAGTGGAAAGAGAAATACGGAGGCATTATCCTCAAACAATTAGAAAAACTGGGTGCTTCCTGCGATTGGGACCGCACCAAGTTTACGATGGATCCTGATCTTTCTGAGGCCGTTCTGGATACCTTCATCAAGTGGTACGAAGCCGGTTATATTTATCGTGGTGTACGGATGGTAAACTGGGATCCACAAGGAAAAACCGCCCTTTCGGATGAGGAAGTGATCCGCAAAGAAGTCAACCAAAAATTGTATTATATCCGCTATCAGATCAAAGATAGCGAAGAGCATATTGTCATTGCCACGACGCGTCCGGAAACCATCATGGCCGATTCGGCGATCTGTATCAACCCGAACGACGAGCGCTATGCAAACCTAAAAGGAAAAACGGTATTCGTACCGATCATCAACCGAGAAATCCCGGTTATATTGGACGAATATGTGGAGATGGATTTTGGAACAGGTTGTTTGAAAGTAACTCCAGCACATGATCTTAACGATTATGAACTGGGACAAAAACACAATCTACCGGTGATCGACATTTTGAATGATGATGGTACGCTGAATGAAAAAGCAGAAATCTTCGTCGGTGAAGATCGTTTTATCGCACGCAAAAAGGTAGCCAAGCAACTGGACGAGATTGGTCAGTTAGAAAAAGTGGAAGATTACGTTTCTCAGGTAGGCTTTTCGGAACGTACCGACGCCGCTATAGAGCCAAAATTATCCATGCAATGGTGGTTGAAGATGGAAAACCTCTCTAAGCCTGCCTTGGATTATGTGCAGGATGGCACGATAAACCTGATACCAGATAAGTTTTTTGCCTCCTACAAACATTGGATGGAGAATGTGAAAGATTGGTGTATCTCTCGCCAACTTTGGTGGGGTCAGCGTATTCCGGCTTGGTACAACGACCGCAACGAGTGGGTAGTTGCAAAAACGGAAGAAGGCGCGAAAGACGCATTTGCTAAAGAAGGTAAATCAACGGATGGACTACGCCAAGAGGATGACGTATTGGACACCTGGTTTTCATCTGCTTTGTGGCCGATGTCGGTCTTCGACGGTGTGCGCAATCCTGATAATGCGGAGTTTAACTACTATTATCCTACGAACGATTTAGTCACCGCACCGGAGATTTTATTTTTCTGGGTAGCACGTATGATCATCGCAGGCCACGATTACACGCAAAAACCACCGTTCCGCAATGTATACCTTACCGGGATAGTGCGGGATAAGCAAGGTCGCAAAATGTCCAAATCGTTGGGCAATTCGCCGGATCCAATCGAATTGATGGAGCAGTATGGTACGGATGGCGTGCGAGTCGGCATGTTGTTGTCTTCGCCAGCGGGCAACGACTTAATGTTTGATGTATCGTATTGTGAGCAAGGACGAAATTTCGCGAATAAGGTATGGAATGCCTTTCGCCTGGTGAAGGGATGGGAAACCACCGATAGCCCAGCGACTGATGCGCAAAAACTGGCTGCCGATTGGTTCGAAAACCGCTTCAATCAGGCGTTGGTAGAGATCGAGGATCATTTTGCTCATTATCGTCTTTCTGATGCCTTGATGACGACGTATAAACTGATCTGGGATGATTTCTGCGCATGGTATTTGGAACTGGTAAAACCAGCCTATCAAGCGCCGATAGAGCGAGAAACATTGGATACGGTAAAGCGATTGTTTGAACGCGTTCTGACGTTGGCACATCCTTTTATGCCTTTCTTAACAGAAGAACTTTGGCATGATGAGCTATTTGGTGAACGTGCGCCTCAGGACTGCATTATCGTCGCTTCGTACCCAGAAGTAGGAGCAATAGATGAGATCCTTATCAAAGAATTTGCCACCGTACAGCAGATTATCTCTGAAGTGCGCAACATCCGAAATGCGAAAGGCATTTCTCCTAAAATAGGATTGCCATTAGCGATCAATGCGACTAATATAGACTTCAAGCGGTACAGCGAAAGTATTACCAAGTTGGCTAACATTGCTGAACTGACGTTTGTAAAAGAAAAGGTGTCTGGTGCTGTGAGCTTCCTAGCGGGCAAAGACGAATGTTACGTCGCGCTAGAAAACAATATTGACGTGGATGCAGAACGGGAACGCATTACCAAAGAGATTGCCTACCTGCAGGGCTTCCTAATATCAGTAGATAAGAAGTTGGGCAATGAGCGCTTTATGCAAAATGCCAAACCAGATGTGGTGCAGAATGAGCAAAACAAAAAGTCTGATGCAATTACCAAGCTGCAGATTTTGGAAGAAAGTTTGGCTAGCTTGAGTTAG
- the rlmH gene encoding 23S rRNA (pseudouridine(1915)-N(3))-methyltransferase RlmH, whose amino-acid sequence MKVTLICVGKTDEKYIEEGIAKYTKRLIHYVKFNIMVIPDVKNSKNLSQDQQKEKEADLILKQVDNSDTLMLLDEKGQQYRSVDFSKLLERNMVSNVQHMVVVIGGPYGFSERVYARANGLLSLSKMTFSHQMIRLFFAEQLYRAYSIMRGEPYHHE is encoded by the coding sequence ATGAAGGTGACGCTAATATGCGTAGGGAAGACAGACGAAAAATATATTGAAGAGGGGATAGCAAAGTATACCAAACGGCTGATTCACTACGTTAAGTTTAATATCATGGTGATTCCAGATGTTAAGAACAGCAAAAATCTGAGTCAGGATCAACAAAAGGAGAAAGAAGCAGATCTTATCTTGAAACAAGTAGATAATTCAGACACTTTAATGCTGCTCGATGAGAAGGGGCAGCAATACCGATCTGTCGATTTTTCAAAACTTCTGGAAAGAAACATGGTTAGTAATGTACAGCACATGGTCGTCGTGATAGGTGGGCCTTACGGATTTAGCGAGAGAGTGTATGCACGCGCTAACGGCTTATTGTCTTTATCAAAAATGACTTTCTCACACCAGATGATTCGCCTTTTTTTTGCAGAACAGCTATATCGTGCTTATTCTATTATGCGTGGGGAACCGTATCATCACGAATAA
- a CDS encoding response regulator transcription factor produces MQILLVEDDTRISSFLIKGLEEVGYSVTLSKNAEEVLDHYIEMSWDLMIVDVMLPKMDGIQLVQSLRYKKIMVPVLMLSALQTVNDKVSALDSGADDYMTKPFHFAELLSRIHALTRRQQSPQITLRSNVVEVADLQIDLNQYQVSRGGVAIELSPREFKLFKYLVDHKNMALSRLQILNAVWNIHFDSQTNVVDVYISYLRNKLETADTKYIYTVKGIGYMFKS; encoded by the coding sequence ATGCAAATCTTACTTGTTGAAGATGATACCCGAATTAGCAGCTTTCTGATAAAAGGACTGGAAGAAGTTGGCTATTCTGTGACGCTTTCAAAAAATGCAGAGGAGGTACTCGATCATTATATAGAGATGTCGTGGGATTTGATGATTGTAGATGTGATGCTGCCTAAGATGGACGGTATTCAGCTGGTCCAATCGCTTCGTTACAAGAAAATCATGGTGCCGGTATTGATGCTGAGTGCGTTACAAACTGTCAATGACAAAGTTTCAGCGCTGGATTCCGGAGCAGATGATTATATGACCAAACCTTTTCATTTTGCAGAGCTATTGTCGCGTATTCATGCATTAACGCGCCGCCAGCAAAGCCCCCAAATCACGCTAAGATCGAATGTGGTGGAAGTGGCCGATTTGCAGATCGACCTGAACCAATATCAGGTAAGTAGAGGAGGGGTAGCTATTGAGCTTTCGCCACGTGAATTCAAACTATTTAAATACCTAGTTGACCACAAAAATATGGCACTCAGTCGGCTACAAATTCTAAATGCGGTCTGGAACATCCATTTTGATAGCCAAACCAACGTAGTAGACGTGTACATATCGTATCTCCGCAATAAACTGGAAACTGCCGACACGAAGTATATTTACACCGTAAAAGGCATTGGTTATATGTTTAAAAGCTAG
- the pheT gene encoding phenylalanine--tRNA ligase subunit beta, whose translation MKISYNWLKNFIDITPYTPEELSLILTDIGLEVEAVDKVQSIPGGLEGLIVGEVLTCERHPNADKLQITTVNVGAAEPLHIVCGAPNCRAGLKVIVAPPGAVCHPSNGEPFKITKSKIRGEVSEGMLCGEDEVGLGTSHAGIVELPEGTVPGLLVKDFYQMEDDFCFEIGLTPNRADAASHLGVARDLAAYFRKGLLPINTTSVEESQNVSTVVEVRSPEDAPRYAGVNITGITVAESPAWLKEKLQTIGVRPINNVVDITNYILHDLGQPLHAFDQAKITGNQIVVRKANADELFTTLDDVERKLSTDDLVIADAEKPMCIAGVFGGAASGVSEATTDIFLESAYFHPVTVRKTAKRHGLKTDSSFRFERGTDPNMPVIALHKAAALIQEVAGGQVSSVITDLYPAPVEAFRFEVDYSRVQRLIGKAIPVEEIRSIIQSLGIGIEHETPETLEVAVPPFKVDVTREVDVIEEVLRIYGYNNIELGTQIKASLNTVQKPDKEVILNQVADLLIGNGYREILSNSLSKEAYAENVDTAVKLLNPLSTDLDTMRQNLLFSALTAVAYNQKRKSADLKVFEFGKSYHLVEDKYQEKHHLAITITGRQAPEQWNHAAGQVNFYGVKAVVDGILKRLRIDGVRVEETTSSYFSYGLTYKKGEKVLVTFGEVSKENLKKADVERTVFFAQFDWDAVLKMIRKQTIKFQEISKFPAVRRDLALLLDDKVPFEQLRLLAQKTERKLLKDVAIFDVYKGDKLPAGKKSYALSFTLQDENQTLTDKQIDGVIQKLIVNFEKEVGAEVR comes from the coding sequence ATGAAGATTTCCTATAATTGGCTTAAGAATTTTATCGATATCACTCCATATACACCCGAAGAGCTGTCTCTGATATTGACCGATATTGGTCTGGAGGTAGAGGCGGTAGACAAAGTGCAAAGTATTCCTGGCGGATTGGAAGGGCTGATAGTAGGCGAAGTATTAACCTGCGAGCGCCATCCTAATGCTGATAAGTTGCAAATCACCACGGTGAATGTGGGTGCAGCCGAGCCGCTTCATATTGTATGTGGAGCGCCCAACTGTCGCGCTGGATTGAAAGTGATCGTAGCGCCTCCGGGAGCAGTATGCCATCCAAGTAACGGCGAACCATTTAAGATTACAAAATCAAAAATCCGTGGAGAAGTATCCGAAGGGATGTTGTGTGGAGAAGACGAAGTAGGCTTGGGTACATCTCATGCCGGCATTGTCGAATTGCCAGAAGGAACTGTTCCTGGTTTATTGGTAAAGGATTTCTATCAGATGGAAGACGATTTTTGTTTTGAAATCGGCTTGACACCGAACCGTGCTGATGCAGCCTCACATCTGGGTGTTGCACGCGATCTGGCGGCTTATTTCCGTAAAGGATTACTGCCTATCAATACAACTTCTGTCGAAGAATCGCAAAATGTAAGTACGGTGGTAGAAGTGCGCTCACCGGAAGATGCGCCACGTTACGCAGGCGTCAATATAACCGGTATCACCGTGGCGGAATCTCCAGCCTGGTTGAAAGAAAAATTACAGACTATTGGTGTCCGCCCGATCAATAATGTGGTCGACATCACGAATTATATATTGCATGATCTGGGGCAGCCTTTGCATGCTTTTGATCAGGCCAAAATTACGGGTAACCAAATTGTCGTGCGCAAAGCTAATGCAGATGAGTTATTTACGACCTTAGATGATGTGGAGCGCAAATTATCTACGGATGATCTGGTCATTGCTGATGCCGAAAAACCCATGTGTATTGCGGGGGTATTTGGCGGCGCAGCATCTGGTGTTTCTGAAGCGACCACGGATATTTTCTTAGAATCGGCCTATTTCCATCCGGTTACGGTGCGCAAAACGGCCAAGCGTCATGGCTTAAAGACAGATTCGTCGTTTCGTTTCGAGCGTGGTACAGATCCAAACATGCCGGTGATCGCCTTACACAAAGCAGCTGCCTTGATTCAAGAGGTTGCTGGTGGCCAAGTTTCTTCGGTTATTACCGATTTATACCCAGCTCCGGTAGAAGCGTTCCGTTTTGAAGTGGATTACAGCCGAGTGCAACGTTTGATCGGCAAAGCAATTCCGGTAGAAGAGATTCGCTCGATTATACAGTCGCTCGGCATCGGTATTGAACACGAAACGCCAGAAACGTTGGAAGTCGCAGTCCCGCCGTTTAAAGTAGATGTTACGCGCGAAGTAGACGTTATCGAAGAAGTTTTAAGGATTTACGGATATAACAATATTGAGCTGGGTACACAGATCAAAGCATCTCTCAATACCGTACAAAAACCGGATAAAGAAGTTATTCTGAATCAGGTAGCAGATCTTTTGATCGGCAATGGTTATCGGGAGATTTTGTCTAATTCCTTAAGCAAAGAAGCGTATGCCGAGAATGTAGATACGGCGGTGAAGTTATTGAATCCGCTGAGTACCGACCTGGATACCATGCGCCAAAACCTGTTGTTCTCCGCCCTAACTGCAGTAGCCTACAATCAGAAGCGCAAAAGTGCAGATTTGAAAGTATTCGAGTTCGGCAAATCTTATCACCTGGTAGAAGACAAGTATCAGGAAAAACATCATTTAGCAATTACGATTACGGGCAGGCAGGCTCCTGAGCAATGGAATCACGCTGCTGGTCAGGTTAATTTCTACGGTGTCAAAGCCGTTGTTGATGGTATCTTGAAACGATTGCGCATCGATGGTGTTCGTGTGGAGGAAACCACATCGAGCTATTTCAGCTACGGATTGACGTATAAGAAAGGCGAAAAGGTGTTGGTCACATTTGGAGAGGTCTCTAAAGAGAATCTCAAAAAAGCCGATGTAGAACGTACCGTGTTCTTTGCTCAGTTTGATTGGGATGCTGTTTTAAAGATGATCCGTAAGCAAACGATCAAGTTTCAAGAGATCTCGAAATTTCCGGCAGTACGACGCGACCTGGCCTTGTTGCTGGATGATAAAGTACCATTTGAACAACTTCGGCTGCTGGCACAAAAAACGGAACGCAAACTGCTTAAAGACGTAGCCATATTTGATGTGTACAAAGGCGATAAATTGCCTGCTGGAAAGAAATCCTATGCGCTTAGTTTTACGCTTCAGGATGAAAATCAGACCCTAACGGATAAACAAATTGATGGCGTAATTCAAAAATTAATTGTTAACTTTGAGAAGGAAGTTGGCGCTGAGGTGCGCTAG
- a CDS encoding VOC family protein, translating to MKNNHINYIEFRAKDLLAIKAFYTKAFAWNFTDYGPSYVAFAGSGVEGGFEQTDEDVINGVLVVLYHEDLALAKENVIQASGTITQDIFSFPGGHRFHFLDPSGNELAVWSYQ from the coding sequence ATGAAAAACAACCACATCAATTACATTGAATTCAGAGCCAAGGATCTACTGGCTATTAAAGCGTTTTATACCAAGGCTTTTGCATGGAATTTTACAGATTATGGGCCAAGTTACGTCGCATTTGCAGGAAGTGGCGTAGAGGGTGGTTTTGAACAAACCGACGAGGATGTAATCAACGGCGTACTGGTGGTTCTTTACCACGAAGACTTAGCATTGGCAAAAGAAAATGTGATTCAAGCCAGTGGCACCATCACGCAGGATATATTCTCCTTTCCGGGAGGACATCGCTTTCATTTCCTAGATCCATCAGGAAATGAACTAGCTGTATGGTCATATCAATAA
- a CDS encoding cell division protein ZapA produces the protein MGDISIKINIADRVYPLRVETEEEEVIRYAAKLINEKIKELQDNYAVRDKQDLLSMCVLQYATGMIKAERNAQDQGQGIEQSVHELDKLLSDFFNK, from the coding sequence ATGGGAGACATTTCCATAAAAATAAATATCGCAGACCGGGTGTATCCGTTGCGCGTAGAAACGGAAGAAGAAGAGGTGATACGTTACGCTGCGAAATTGATAAATGAAAAAATAAAAGAATTGCAAGACAATTATGCAGTTCGTGATAAGCAGGATTTATTGTCCATGTGTGTATTGCAATATGCTACAGGGATGATTAAAGCAGAGCGTAATGCACAGGATCAAGGCCAGGGCATTGAGCAATCCGTACACGAATTAGACAAATTGCTTTCCGATTTTTTCAATAAATAA
- a CDS encoding MFS transporter, with protein sequence MKESNTKQGNKATGISRTLVWLMAIISGLVVANNYYNQPLLALIADELRVSESAAGRISVLTQIGYALGLLLVVPLGDKLLRKRLILIDLLLVIAALLWMTFAQELWMLYAASLLIGATSVIPQLFVPIAAQLSNDQERSANIGLVMSGLLLGILLSRFFGGIVGELWGWRSMFGIAAGIMVFVWVIVYKMIPEMHPNFSGSYKQLMVSVARLAKTQPVLQLASFRGAMAFGSMSALFTTLVFHMEQPPFNVGASVVGSFGLAGAVGALAAAKVGKLQLKIGTDRTIFYSLIVLIGSWGFTYFGGETYWGLIAGVILVDLGVQASHIMNQTSYFALKSDAVNRLNTVYMVSYFVGGSLGTWLASIAWQYAQWSGVCAVGVVFGLLGLVAHLLFSKKIRLTPYKV encoded by the coding sequence ATGAAAGAATCTAATACTAAACAGGGAAATAAAGCTACTGGTATATCACGCACATTAGTTTGGCTAATGGCTATTATCTCAGGCCTTGTTGTAGCCAACAATTATTACAATCAGCCGTTATTGGCGTTAATTGCAGATGAGCTGCGTGTTTCGGAAAGTGCGGCAGGGAGAATTTCGGTGCTTACTCAGATAGGTTACGCGTTGGGATTGCTATTGGTCGTGCCCTTGGGAGACAAGCTATTACGAAAAAGACTTATTCTTATCGATTTGCTTTTGGTTATTGCTGCCTTGTTGTGGATGACTTTTGCTCAAGAATTATGGATGCTCTATGCAGCCAGTTTGCTAATTGGAGCTACTTCGGTCATCCCGCAGCTGTTTGTGCCAATCGCAGCACAGCTTTCGAATGATCAAGAAAGATCGGCTAATATTGGATTGGTGATGTCTGGCTTGTTATTGGGAATCCTTTTGTCACGCTTTTTCGGTGGCATCGTGGGCGAATTGTGGGGTTGGCGTTCTATGTTTGGTATCGCAGCAGGAATAATGGTTTTTGTTTGGGTTATTGTTTACAAAATGATTCCCGAAATGCATCCTAACTTTTCAGGAAGCTACAAGCAACTCATGGTATCTGTAGCGCGCTTAGCGAAGACGCAACCCGTCTTGCAATTAGCTTCTTTTCGGGGTGCCATGGCTTTTGGTTCTATGTCAGCACTGTTTACCACATTAGTATTTCATATGGAACAACCGCCATTCAACGTTGGGGCTTCTGTCGTAGGGAGTTTCGGATTAGCTGGTGCAGTAGGAGCTTTAGCAGCAGCCAAAGTCGGCAAATTACAATTGAAGATTGGAACAGATCGTACTATCTTTTACTCCTTAATAGTTTTGATTGGTAGTTGGGGATTTACGTACTTTGGTGGAGAAACTTATTGGGGACTGATTGCAGGTGTCATTCTGGTGGATTTAGGTGTACAAGCAAGCCATATTATGAATCAAACCAGTTACTTCGCATTAAAATCAGATGCCGTCAACCGGCTTAATACAGTGTATATGGTTTCCTATTTTGTCGGTGGATCGCTCGGCACATGGTTGGCTTCGATCGCTTGGCAATACGCACAATGGTCGGGCGTCTGTGCTGTAGGTGTGGTATTTGGTCTTTTGGGCTTAGTGGCACATTTATTATTCAGTAAAAAAATACGTTTAACACCATATAAAGTATAA